Sequence from the Thunnus maccoyii chromosome 22, fThuMac1.1, whole genome shotgun sequence genome:
CCTTAAAATGCGTCTCAGCTgcatttttctgactttttatagatcaaacagtTAACTGATGAATCCGAACAAATCTAgtaagattaatcaataatgaagataTTAATAGAGGTCATGACCTCGGCTCcacagctgcaactaaccattactttcattatcaattaatctgcagattatttcctcaattaatcattttgtccataaaGGGCCAGAAAATAAGTGGAAAACGCTCCTCAGACCTGAGTTCACAGAATCAAAACGGTCGTTTTATTTCACTAAAAGtacaaaacctgaaaatattcagtttattcacatttatgaCAAACAGAAGCATCAGACAGTCACATGTAGCAGTGagattttttggcatttttctggaaaaatgactgaaacgatgaGTCGACCCCTGACCTTTAGGGGCCCCACATGAGCGTCATGTGAGTCAGTCGGTTTGTTGTTATCTGAGTCGTTAAAGCGTCGTTAAAGCAGAGCAATGAAAcagataatcaataaataagcCGTCGGCAGGATTTGTGTTGGATGAAAACAGCGGTTTGTCCCTTTAAAGACTCGGTGCTTCAAACAGCAGAGACGAGCGTTCAGACGCTGGACGACGGCGTCAGACAGACTGATCCAAGACAAACAATAAGATCCAACAGCAATCAATAACCAATATCTGATCAGAACCATTAACAgtgaagaaagtaaaaaaaaacaaaacccaaactgTTTTACTGCAGACAGAGAGGCGGAGTTACAGCGGGAAGAAAAACGATTTCAACTTCACAGGAACGAGTGTGTgagttcgtgtgtgtgtgtgagtgagtgtgtgtgtgtgtgtgtgtgtgtgagtgagtgtgtgtgtgtgtgtgtgtgagtgtgagtgtgagtgtgtgtgtgtgtgtgtgagattgtgtgtgtgtgtggtgggcaGAGTCATGAGGGCGATGTGcctgccccccctcctcctccccctcaggTGACAGGCTCAGCtccagggtcaaaggtcatcacATTCCCTGCCTGATGCTCTGGATGATCTGGAAGATGGCtgcaagacaaacacacaaatatcatTACAAACTACAAATACcataaaaaactacaaataccACAAATATcactaaaaactacaaataccataaaaaactacaaataccataaaaaaccacaaataccataaaaaactacaaatatcactaaaaactacaaataccataaaaaactacaaacacacaaatatcattaaaatcacaaataccataaaaaactacaaataccataaaaaaccacaaataccataaaaaactacaaatatcactaaaaactacaaataccataaaaaactacaaacacacaaatatcattaaaatcacaaataccataaaaaactacaaataccataaaaaaaagctacaaataccataaaaaactacaaataccataaaaaactacaaataccacaaataccataaaaaactacaaatatcataaaaaactacaaataccACAGATCAGAACCTTGTTTAACGCAGCAGTTGGTGCCGTCAGATTCAGCTGAACACgttgacattttgacaactgAAAACCACATTTTCAAACTTCTGAATCCTTGATGTTGAAGATGAAATACTGCAGAATTTACTgcaatgaaatgtttgaaaaccaTCTTCCTGAATTCATGAATTTTATTTACTTCAGGGTTCTTAAATTCAGTTAATAAATTCACGTGTATAATATTCAAAAGCTTTACTGACGTCGTTCTATTTCAATAAGCTCAATTCagatctgaaaaacaaacaaacaaacaaacaaacaaacaaacaaacaactctgATCTGAACATCACCAGGAAACAGTCACAGTCAGAAAGACGGTTTacaaagtcaaatatttcagtttcatcAAGTATTCAGTAGTGATTAAACGTCAAAATGTGGTTTTCAGTTGCtgatataattatataaatattagtTATTATGCCGATGATCTGCTTCCATATATCACTGATGTTTGTTTGGACAAATATCTTAAACTTGTCTTATTTTATTCCGTCATATTAATGACACATTTCCTGTCTTCAATGGATCctttattaaaaaacatgagaataaacgcacaataaaaacaaataataattataaaatattataatatatcgTCACGTTCCAGTGAAAGTCCAAATTGTTCAActaatgattatatatatatatatatagatatatatacacacacacatatatactgtcatatataacatatatataacatatatactGTCATATATAACACAAAGAAGCATAAAATCATGGCAGTTGAGAAGCCGGACAGATAAACGAGCTGAGACTGGTTCTAAAGCTGCAGAGTGTCTGATAATTGTCTGTCGGTTCATCACTACGGGTCAATAACATCACAGCAGACGTCACAGTTCCAGGATTCTTCACAGGAAGCAGAAACACACGTGTGTATGTGACTGTTTATCTATAACTCTGCTCATTGTCCCGTTAATCAACGACGGTTAACAACTAGAACACACTCTTACTAACAGACGTCATTATCTGCACACCTGGCTTCATTCACAGTTTactgatgtgttgttgttgttgttgttgttgttgttgttgttgttgtgttcaaGTGACAACTAAACAAATCTGTTATGTTTGAATCAGTTTCAGTTGTGGAACTAAAACAGATTTGAACTTGTGGAGGTTTATTAGACATAGTTTCATCATCATGAGCTGTTCTAATAGTGACCAGTTTAAAGCCAGTGGACATGAAGACGTCATATATTCATCAGGATTTACAGcagctttgtgtttattaaCATCTGCAGGACATTTATGAagaattatgtaaaaaaaaaaaaaagtattttgtattttgtggcCCAGAGACCACCGTCTGCCTGCTGCTGCATTAAACACAGACGACTCAGACAGAGCAGCTCTAACATATATTAGTCATTTAGATAAAAGAAAGTTAAAGTTCTGCCTGCAAAATGTGACTTCagtatattttactttaaatatcaAAGACGACGACGACGAGACCTTATTATTTATGACCTGAtcagtgcagacacacacacacatacatatatatatatatatacatatatatatgtgtgtgataAGCTGCTGAGTGATGAGACATGTTGTTCGTGTGTTCAGCTTCGTGTTTCTCACACTCTGCAGGTTGGTTGCATTACGCAACAACATCCTGAGATGGTAACTTGATAAAACCAGAGTGTGAACAGAAACACGTTTCAGCTCCTGATTTAACACTTCGTTTCCTACAAACGTCACTTCACCAACCCGCCGCTCAGAGACAAGACACAACTGAACGATGCTTCAAGCTGCAGTCACTTAGTTTTATTGTAGCCAGCCAAACGGATTGAAGAACGTTTAAAGAACGTTTAAAGAACCTCAGTGAGAGTAAAGAAGATCGATGGAACAGAGCTGAGCTGCAGACAAACCACAGATCAGATCAGACTGAGCTGCACAGGAAGCAACGAACCGTGAAGCAGCTGCTGACGCGTCTTTATCACACGCACACATCTCTACATGTGCACGTCTCTCTGCTTTTCACAGGCGTCTCCACGGAAACTCACCTGATCCACAAACGACGAAGACGAACAGAGCGAGCAGCCACGGACCCACCGGAGACTTCTCATCGTTTACTGGCcgctgaaaacacaaacacacaccgtcAGGAGCACCGctacacacagaaaaccaaataaACATGAAGTTATGAAGATTACAGCACTGATATTGATCAGTATCGGTTCAGAGTGACTCCTGAACAACAGTCTGCGTCAGTCTGTTAGCAACACCACGACAAAGTCACAACAAACTGACATAAACTGtcaaaataatcagattttaaCTGACAAACATGAGAACCGAAGACAAAGTTGTGCTTTTTTCAGTCAGAATCATGAGACACTGAGTCAACATGTGGCTGTGAATGAGTCTGTTGctgttattataataatactGGACTCTTGTGTTGTCacactgctgcagcagctgacaGCAGCGCGCTAATGAGCAACCGCTAATAACAAACTGCACTGAGACATCTGTACGTTTAGTGCTACGTTTCACATCCACAAACATGAAGTACAATGTGTGATGTTTGATCTTTAATTTGTAATATGTATAATTCACAGATCATGATTTATTTGAGCTCatgtttaattattattctCATTCTGCACAacgtataataataataataataataataaagtcaaCTCGTTGCACAGTGGATAATAATCTCACTACTCATTTTATTATGTACTACATATATAATTACTGCACTTTACTATACAACTATTCAtcttattgtattgttttgacACTTAAAGCTCCGGATCAATAGTCTCTCTGATCGGTCGCGTGTGATTGGTCGCCTCCGCCCTCTGCGGGTGTTTCCATGTGCAGGAAAAGATCACTAAAGTTAGAAATGTCACCAAAACCAGGAGCGACCAGCGTGCTGCCGAATTAAACTCTGACTGTAAATGATCCCGTTAGAAGCTTTTAACTcatatttttaaagtgtttatctTTGTTAAGACTTGAAACAACTTAAA
This genomic interval carries:
- the zgc:85858 gene encoding stress-associated endoplasmic reticulum protein 1, giving the protein MSAVQRMKVANERHSKTITQRGHVQKTSRPVNDEKSPVGPWLLALFVFVVCGSAIFQIIQSIRQGM